In a single window of the Centroberyx gerrardi isolate f3 chromosome 17, fCenGer3.hap1.cur.20231027, whole genome shotgun sequence genome:
- the slc35g2a gene encoding solute carrier family 35 member G2a, which produces MESTHLLSGSKKRVKIHPHTVTAKYATHTPYSPQPGIHTHFPQPGDDGYDDAPSFEDFGSFLEETSDKKQLTDSRRWPRTLFGSRDKERDTPLKPQASGGGDGGEGGAGAAKGSGKGVGEQLASFGEASVSASRLTWVGLLGAALAHGCLIVLTRLASERFSLGPLFLLLVRSIVQLLSVAIPLQRGENPFGPEGYRLRLLCYGIAYSLSLCCAYSSLTFVSPGDATTTWRLATTALSATLAFLLLEERLGLADGITIAAGLCGLGLVLLPAADETESDSPTDPVVFWRSAFGWSLSALAGLWMALALVGYRSLKERVGVGTALFTVSWTGCLLAPASLALLQEGWSWPSGAPAWGLVLGLAACSVAAFLGMTHALTRLHPALVSASQSLEVPVAMLLQLAVLPAVPAAPEVVGNTMVVLSVGWLVAMKLLPSRGGGRRQREEYEEILDSPIK; this is translated from the coding sequence ATGGAGTCCACTCACCTCCTGAGTGGCTCTAAGAAGAGAGTAAAGATCCACCCTCACACCGTCACAGCCAAATACGCCACACACACCCCCTACTCCCCCCAGCccggcatacacacacacttcccccaGCCCGGCGACGACGGCTACGATGACGCTCCTTCCTTTGAGGACTTCGGCTccttcctggaggagacttcggACAAGAAACAGCTGACGGACAGCAGGAGGTGGCCTCGGACTCTGTTTGGCTCCAGggacaaagaaagagacacacCCCTCAAACCCCAGGCCTCGGGGGGAGGAGACGGGGGCGAGGGGGGAGCCGGAGCAGCGAAGGGGTCTGGGAAAGGGGTAGGGGAACAGCTGGCCAGTTTCGGGGAGGCGTCTGTGTCGGCGTCTCGGCTGACCTGGGTGGGGCTGCTGGGCGCGGCGCTGGCTCACGGCTGTCTGATCGTTCTGACCCGCCTGGCCTCTGAACGCTTCAGCCTGGGCCCCCTGTTCCTGCTCTTGGTCCGGTCCATTGTCCAGCTCCTGTCCGTGGCCATACCGCTGCAGAGGGGAGAGAACCCCTTCGGGCCGGAGGGCTACCGTCTGCGTCTGCTCTGTTACGGCATTGCctactccctctccctctgctgcgcCTACTCCTCCTTAACCTTCGTCTCCCCTGGAGACGCCACGACGACCTGGCGCCTGGCAACGACGGCGCTGTCGGCTACTCTGGccttcctgctgctggaggagaggcTGGGGTTGGCTGACGGCATCACCATAGCGGCGGGGCTGTGCGGCTTGGGGCTGGTGTTACTTCCCGCGGCGGACGAGACCGAGTCAGATTCACCGACCGACCCGGTCGTGTTCTGGAGGAGCGCGTTCGGCTGGTCTCTGTCGGCGCTGGCCGGGCTGTGGATGGCTCTGGCGCTGGTCGGCTATCGTTCCCTGAAGGAGCGGGTGGGAGTGGGTACGGCTCTGTTCACGGTCAGCTGGACGGGGTGCCTGCTGGCCCCAGCCTCCCTGGCCCTGCTGCAGGAAGGCTGGTCCTGGCCTTCGGGCGCCCCGGCCTGGGGCCTGGTGCTGGGGCTGGCCGCCTGCTCGGTGGCGGCGTTCCTGGGGATGACCCACGCGCTCACCCGCCTCCACCCGGCCCTGGTCTCCGCCTCTCAGAGCCTGGAGGTACCGGTTGCcatgctgctgcagctggccGTGCTGCCGGCGGTTCCCGCCGCCCCCGAGGTCGTCGGGAACACGATGGTGGTGCTGAGCGTCGGTTGGCTGGTGGCGATGAAGCTCCTCCCCTCTCGTGGGGGTGGGCGGCGCCAGAGAGAGGAGTATGAGGAGATTCTGGACTCGCCCATCAAATag
- the LOC139921979 gene encoding pentraxin-related protein PTX3-like codes for MCVFGVWRVLCALCYVGASLCVNGVEYEVNYADSYDNEISQDQQEGGSPATPCLAADFSRWDKLFIALEDSHMRQNMLLESLEQCCGGLASVRTQVERLARGTCQQCLPSLEAACRGQTEQASLRLQRGLEELRQEGAERERRFNSTLQQLLHGSHEQNARLKRLEEGSVHRAEASGGGRPAGAGHSGTGPITQRPGVLGAGLGLGAKPLPSSGLKEQEVTSPLDVAKMERALVAIATELQKVHVQLNRLMEQVE; via the exons ATGTGTGTGTTCGGGGTCTGGCGTGTGCTGTGTGCGCTCTGCTACGTGGGCGCATCCTTGTGCGTGAACGGGGTTGAGTATGAAGTGAACTACGCAGACAGCTATGACAATGAGATCTCTCAGGACCAGCAGGAGG GCGGGTCTCCAGCCACCCCATGCCTGGCTGCAGATTTCTCCCGCTGGGACAAGCTTTTCATCGCTCTGGAGGACTCCCACATGAGGCAGAACATGCTACTGGAGTCCCTGGAGCAGTGCTGCGGAGGACTGGCCTCCGTCAGGACCCAGGTGGAGAGGCTGGCCAGGGGGACCTGTCAGCAGTGTCTTCCCAGCCTGGAGGCAGCGTGCCGCGGGCAGACGGAGCAGGCGAGCCTCAGGCTGCAGCGAGGCCTGGAGGAGCTCAGGCAGGAGGgagcggagagggagaggaggttcaACTCCACCTTACAGCAGCTCCTGCATGGCAGTCATGAACAGAACGCCAGGCTGAAGCGTCTGGAGGAAGGGAGCGTACACAGAGCAGAGGCGTCAGGAGGCGGCCGGCCAGCGGGAGCGGGGCACAGCGGGACGGGACCAATAACGCAGAGGCCCGGAGTTTTAGGGGCGGGACTCGGCTTGGGGGCGAAGCCGTTGCCGTCGTCCGGCCTGAAGgagcaggaagtgacatcaccgCTGGACGTGGCCAAAATGGAGAGGGCCCTGGTTGCCATAGCAACGGAGCTGCAGAAAGTTCATGTGCAGCTGAACAGACTGATGGAGCAGGTGGAATGA
- the LOC139921980 gene encoding uncharacterized protein LOC139921980, which translates to MDLTRLAVDAGQLINRAVQYTGETLGQAERTEFNGGLEELLARAESTKTWTEQIISQTEVLLQPSPGARLEDRLYERLDWSAPPRPRAHEVLGDHMSQAGLEMGPNTPYGNALLRCGEAQKQIGEAERKFVQSTNIHFLTPLRSFTEGEYRVIQDERRMLLNKRLDLDIAKTRLRKAHEADAEARNLNANPLDDDYVAHVSYMFSFLRVKWLKMWAQEISQAEMELRICQSLFDRQSEISRRLLEGIGTTHTNHMRSLTDFVETQSCYYAQCHQHAQELQKQLASIPVVLCSNNWQSAGSNATNQPSTSNHVANEPVGLNQVTPNPVEIHQLPGFNQAPPTAKPLSGTEKATESSVTTQLPDQANTNNNNNTSSADSQAPSWSSATDGQIKSPATKHSSGTWPPAAKQAADQIFTSHSDNHSSAIHPTDQLPAASRTASPCLTTNARAVEPLTSSETASQPLTSSETASQPLTSSETASQPLTSSETASQPLTSSETASQPLTSSETASQPLTSSETASQPLTSMKQLASLRHLASQPPTSSETASKPPTSSETASQPPTSSETASQPPICSETASQPPTSSETASQPLTSSETVDRPLATSGTGSQPTTNGAASPPSRLNGIGSKPQAASNTANEMQTTNGMASEPPTTNETAAEPLTTSETASELPAISGEDVKDPSSASQPEVQ; encoded by the exons ATGGATTTGACGAGGCTGGCCGTAGACGCCGGTCAGCTCATCAACCGTGCTGTTCAG TACACGGGGGAGACTCTGGGCCAGGCGGAGCGGACGGAGTTTAACGGCgggctggaggagctgctggcccGGGCAGAATCCACCAAGACCTGGACGGAGCAGATCATCTCCCAGACGGAGGTTTTACTGCAGCCCAGCCCCG GAGCCCGGTTAGAGGACCGGCTGTATGAGCGTCTGGATTGGAGCGCCCCGCCCCGGCCTCGCGCCCATGAGGTGCTGGGAGACCACATGAGCCAGGCGGGGCTGGAGATGGGACCTAACACACCTTACG GGAACGCACTGCTCAGGTGTGGAGAGGCTCAGAAGCAAATAGGCgaggcagagaggaagtttGTCCAAAGCACCAACATCCACTTCCTGACTCCTCTCCGGAGCTTCACAGAGGGGGAATACAGAGTCAtacag gatGAGCGCAGGATGTTGCTGAACAAGCGTTTGGACTTGGACATAGCCAAGACCAGGCTGAGGAAAGCCCACGAGGCCGACGCAGAGGCCAGA AACCTGAATGCAAACCCACTGGATGACGACTATGTGGCTCACGTCTCCTACATGTTCAGCTTCCTACGTGTTAAATGGCTCAAG ATGTGGGCTCAGGAAATCTCTCAG gcAGAGATGGAGCTGAGGATCTGTCAGAGTCTGTTTGATCGACAGTCAGAAATTTCAAGACGGCTTCTGGAAGGAATCGGCACCACTCAT ACCAATCACATGCGGAGCctgactgactttgtggagaCTCAGTCTTGTTACTACGCCCAGTGCCACCAACATGCACAGGAGCTCCAGAAACAGCTGGCCAG CATTCCTGTAGTCCTCTGCTCCAATAACTGGCAGTCAGCAGGTAGCAATGCAACTAATCAGCCATCGACTAGCAACCATGTAGCCAATGAGCCCGTAGGCTTAAACCAAGTGACTCCAAATCCAGTAGAAATCCACCAACTTCCAGGCTTTAACCAGGCTCCACCGACAGCAAAGCCTCTGTCTGGAACTGAAAAGGCCACAGAGTCCTCTGTAACCACACAACTGCCTGACCAGGCAAATaccaataataacaacaataccTCCTCAGCTGACAGCCAGGCACCCAGCTGGTCCTCAGCCACTGATGGACAAATCAAGTCTCCTGCCACAAAACATTCATCAGGCACATGGCCGCCTGCAGCAAAGCAAGCAGCTGATCAGATCTTCACATCACATTCAGACAATCACTCTTCAGCCATTCACCCAACAGATCAGctgccagcagccagcagaACAGCCAGCCCATGCCTGACAACCAACGCAAGGGCTGTTGAGCCTCTGACATCCAGTGAAACAGCTAGCCAGCCCCTTACATCCAGTGAAACAGCTAGCCAGCCCCTGACATCCAGTGAAACAGCTAGCCAGCCCCTTACATCCAGTGAAACAGCTAGCCAGCCCCTGACATCCAGTGAAACAGCTAGCCAGCCCCTGACATCCAGTGAAACAGCTAGCCAGCCCCTGACATCCAGTGAAACAGCTAGCCAGCCCCTGACATCCA TGAAACAGCTAGCCAGCCTCCGACATCTGGCTAGCCAGCCTCCGACATCCAGTGAAACAGCTAGCAAGCCTCCTACATCTAGTGAAACAGCTAGCCAGCCTCCGACATCCAGTGAAACAGCTAGCCAGCCTCCTATATGCAGTGAAACAGCTAGCCAGCCTCCGACATCCAGTGAAACAGCTAGCCAGCCTCTAACATCCAGTGAAACAGTCGACCGACCCTTGGCAACCAGCGGAACAGGCAGTCAGCCAACAACTAATGGAGCAGCTTCCCCACCTTCACGACTCAATGGAATTGGTAGCAAGCCCCAGGCAGCCAGTAACACAGCTAATGAGATGCAGACAACCAATGGCATGGCTAGTGAGCCCCCAACAACCAATGAAACGGCTGCTGAGCCCTTAACAACCAGTGAAACAGCTAGTGAGCTGCCGGCCATCAGTGGAGAAGATGTCAAGGACCCGtcgtcagccagtcagcctgaGGTTCAGTAG